A genome region from Corallococcus exiguus includes the following:
- a CDS encoding flavin-containing monooxygenase yields MKVGGFAPLRIQEVHPVAPRLPQHVRVAIVGAGFAGLGMAIRLRQEGNDDFVVLERADDVGGVWRDNVYPGCACDVQSLLYSFSFAPNPGWSRAYSPGWEIQEYLRDCVRHFQLAPFLRLGHAVLRAKWDVTARRWVLETSHGTLTADALVAAVGTLSEPVIPPLPGLERFRGKVMHSARWDAGYALAGRQVGVVGTGASAVQIVPAIQPEVGRLVLFQRTPAWVLPRGDKPNSALRKALYRWVPGARWLLRGALRILRESLALGFQHPWILRLAQPWVLRHMLKTVKDPSLRDRLTPRYTMGCKRILVSDDYLPALTRPNVEVVTASICEVREDAVVTGDGAVHPVDTLIFGTGFQATDMPMGHHIHGRDGRTLAQVWAGSPRAFLGTTVSGFPNLFLLQGPHTTLGHTSVLLMMEAQVEHVLGALRYLEARGAAAVEPDPGAQDAFVRDLEARLSSTVWNQGGCRSWYMDASGRNSALWPGSTTAFRHRVEHFEPSDYVTLPRAGVPRALRR; encoded by the coding sequence ATGAAGGTCGGGGGCTTCGCGCCCCTTCGCATCCAGGAGGTCCATCCGGTGGCTCCCCGTCTTCCGCAGCACGTGCGCGTCGCCATCGTGGGCGCGGGCTTCGCAGGGTTGGGCATGGCCATCCGTTTGAGGCAGGAAGGCAACGACGACTTCGTCGTCCTGGAGCGCGCGGATGACGTGGGGGGCGTCTGGCGTGACAACGTCTACCCCGGCTGCGCGTGCGACGTGCAATCGCTGCTGTATTCGTTCTCCTTCGCGCCGAACCCCGGCTGGTCGCGCGCCTACTCACCGGGCTGGGAGATCCAGGAGTACCTGCGCGACTGTGTGCGGCACTTCCAGCTCGCGCCCTTCCTACGCTTGGGGCACGCGGTCCTCCGCGCGAAGTGGGACGTGACGGCTCGGCGCTGGGTGCTGGAGACATCTCACGGCACCCTCACCGCGGACGCTCTCGTGGCGGCGGTGGGCACGTTGAGCGAGCCCGTGATTCCACCCCTGCCCGGGTTGGAGCGCTTCCGGGGCAAGGTGATGCACTCGGCGCGGTGGGATGCGGGCTACGCGCTGGCTGGGCGTCAGGTGGGGGTGGTGGGCACGGGCGCGTCGGCGGTGCAGATCGTGCCGGCCATCCAGCCGGAGGTGGGCCGGCTCGTCCTCTTCCAGCGCACGCCCGCATGGGTCTTGCCCCGGGGCGACAAACCCAACAGCGCCCTGCGAAAGGCCCTGTACCGGTGGGTGCCGGGCGCGCGGTGGCTCCTTCGTGGGGCGCTGCGCATCCTGCGCGAAAGCCTGGCCCTGGGCTTCCAGCACCCGTGGATCCTCCGGCTCGCGCAGCCCTGGGTGCTCCGGCACATGCTGAAGACGGTGAAGGATCCTTCGCTGCGCGACCGGCTCACGCCCCGGTACACGATGGGGTGCAAGCGCATCCTCGTCTCAGACGACTATCTGCCGGCCCTCACGCGCCCGAACGTGGAGGTCGTCACCGCGTCCATCTGCGAGGTGCGCGAGGACGCGGTCGTCACCGGCGATGGCGCCGTCCATCCGGTGGACACGCTCATCTTCGGCACCGGGTTCCAGGCGACGGACATGCCCATGGGGCACCACATCCACGGCCGTGACGGCCGGACGCTCGCGCAGGTGTGGGCGGGCAGCCCCCGGGCCTTCCTGGGCACCACCGTGAGCGGCTTCCCCAACCTCTTCCTGCTTCAGGGGCCCCACACCACCCTGGGCCACACCTCCGTGCTGTTGATGATGGAGGCCCAGGTGGAGCACGTGCTGGGCGCGCTGCGCTACCTGGAGGCCCGGGGCGCCGCCGCCGTGGAGCCGGATCCAGGAGCCCAGGACGCCTTCGTGCGCGACCTGGAGGCGCGACTGTCCAGCACGGTGTGGAACCAGGGGGGATGCCGGAGCTGGTACATGGATGCCTCGGGGCGAAACTCCGCCCTCTGGCCCGGCTCCACCACAGCCTTCCGCCACCGGGTGGAGCACTTCGAACCGTCGGACTACGTCACGCTTCCTCGGGCAGGTGTCCCTCGCGCGCTCCGGCGGTGA